One Flagellimonas sp. CMM7 genomic region harbors:
- a CDS encoding DUF4437 domain-containing protein, producing MTIDFKHKRFYFKPNSRKRNLNDLDFGFTRTLKDEKLIVGFVWDEELKNKLSYGDEILEINGKTANICNLITKDIINKNDGTLKMKIKKHMISLVIIVTTITACKTSSKNTSVLPSFPTEVQIATNEIKFGEFTTGINGGAIEAATVEGMLNGAHGTFVRIPVGEETVSHTQSNTYHGIVVKGIVENPVNGNTNPKRLPAGSFWYQPGEQEHITRCSEDSEEPCVVFIFQTENFDFIQQ from the coding sequence ATGACGATTGATTTTAAACACAAAAGATTTTATTTTAAACCAAACTCTCGTAAAAGAAATCTAAATGATCTTGACTTTGGATTTACTAGAACTCTGAAAGACGAAAAACTGATAGTTGGCTTCGTATGGGATGAAGAATTGAAAAACAAATTATCTTATGGAGATGAAATCTTAGAAATTAATGGCAAAACTGCAAATATCTGTAATTTAATAACTAAGGATATAATCAATAAAAATGATGGGACATTAAAAATGAAAATAAAAAAACATATGATATCATTGGTTATTATAGTAACCACTATCACAGCTTGTAAAACTTCTTCAAAAAACACTTCAGTATTACCAAGTTTTCCAACTGAAGTGCAGATCGCGACAAATGAAATTAAATTTGGTGAATTCACTACTGGAATTAATGGTGGTGCTATAGAAGCAGCTACTGTAGAGGGTATGCTAAATGGAGCACATGGTACATTCGTAAGAATTCCAGTTGGTGAAGAAACAGTATCTCATACACAATCAAATACATATCATGGGATCGTTGTAAAAGGGATTGTTGAAAATCCTGTGAATGGCAATACAAATCCAAAACGGTTACCAGCAGGAAGCTTCTGGTATCAACCTGGCGAACAAGAACACATTACACGTTGTTCTGAAGATTCAGAAGAACCTTGTGTTGTGTTTATTTTTCAAACTGAAAATTTTGACTTCATTCAACAATAA
- a CDS encoding bestrophin family protein translates to MYIKKTYSPLEMAWWTRYETFLFLGVILFWVSIYHFFEIEWIKIPWTPIALIGTAVAFVVGFQNNATYGRIWEARKIWGGIVNTSRTFGMYTQDMVTNEHLESPLSEEEIQQEIKTLTYRHIAWMTALRHSMRAPKPWEFFMKHKSNREWDTSPPEMSSSIDVDIKPYISESDYDYVMSKDNKQTALLYLQSQHLRKLKEQGVIWEFSFLELENILQELFTHQGKSERIKNFPYPRQFATLNRFFMWIFVLLLPLALVPQFAEIAKEFTDTQPLISALFVWFSIPIYVIVAWIFHTMERIGRTGDNPFEGTANDVPISTIARGIEIDLRQNLNEENDDIPNQFEVKFNTQF, encoded by the coding sequence ATGTACATAAAAAAAACATACTCACCCCTTGAGATGGCTTGGTGGACACGCTACGAAACTTTTCTTTTCCTTGGAGTTATTTTGTTCTGGGTGTCTATCTATCATTTTTTTGAAATTGAGTGGATAAAAATACCTTGGACTCCTATAGCTCTAATTGGTACTGCTGTTGCATTTGTTGTTGGCTTCCAAAATAATGCTACTTATGGTCGAATCTGGGAAGCAAGAAAAATTTGGGGAGGTATAGTAAACACTTCTCGTACTTTTGGAATGTATACGCAGGACATGGTAACCAATGAACACCTTGAGAGCCCTTTGTCAGAAGAAGAAATTCAACAAGAAATTAAAACCCTGACCTACCGTCATATCGCTTGGATGACAGCCTTACGTCATTCAATGCGAGCCCCAAAACCATGGGAGTTTTTCATGAAACATAAATCCAATCGAGAATGGGACACAAGCCCTCCAGAAATGTCCTCTTCTATAGATGTTGATATAAAACCATACATTTCTGAAAGTGATTATGACTATGTAATGAGTAAGGATAATAAGCAGACAGCCCTACTGTATTTGCAGTCACAACATTTAAGAAAACTCAAAGAGCAAGGTGTAATTTGGGAATTTTCATTTTTGGAATTAGAAAATATTCTTCAAGAATTATTCACCCATCAAGGTAAAAGTGAACGAATTAAAAACTTTCCATATCCCAGGCAATTCGCTACACTCAATCGGTTTTTTATGTGGATTTTTGTCCTTCTGCTTCCTCTTGCACTAGTACCTCAATTTGCTGAAATTGCAAAAGAATTTACAGATACACAACCTTTAATAAGTGCGCTTTTTGTTTGGTTTAGCATCCCAATTTATGTGATTGTTGCGTGGATATTCCACACCATGGAAAGAATAGGTAGAACAGGAGACAATCCTTTTGAAGGAACCGCCAATGATGTGCCCATTTCAACTATTGCTAGAGGTATCGAAATCGATTTACGTCAAAATTTAAATGAAGAGAATGACGATATTCCCAATCAGTTTGAAGTGAAGTTTAATACACAGTTCTAA
- a CDS encoding helix-turn-helix transcriptional regulator — MRRDVFQAIADPVRRDIIELLAKDTLSVNEVAEKFEISRPAISKHLKILNECGIIDFNQKGRERLCLIKPQKLIPAFLWIKQYHKLWEERIDSFENYINQIQTKNGKK, encoded by the coding sequence ATGAGAAGAGATGTCTTCCAAGCGATTGCAGACCCAGTAAGAAGAGATATTATTGAATTACTTGCAAAGGATACTTTAAGCGTAAATGAAGTAGCAGAAAAGTTTGAAATCAGCAGACCAGCAATTTCTAAACACTTAAAAATATTAAACGAATGTGGAATAATTGATTTTAATCAAAAAGGAAGAGAGCGTTTATGTTTAATCAAACCACAAAAACTAATCCCTGCCTTTCTATGGATAAAACAATACCATAAATTATGGGAAGAAAGAATAGATTCCTTTGAAAATTACATTAATCAAATACAAACGAAAAACGGTAAAAAATGA
- a CDS encoding peroxiredoxin-like family protein, whose amino-acid sequence MVSLKEELGVFVQQMSENVPQEVLETMGAEIGKLAESGIMNTVLKVGDKVPGFELQDSAGTIVSLNSLAEKSDLVISFNRGNWCPFCNIELKHIQKHTSEIKSSGANLVVISPQLPEKSAEIISQNEFDYPILFDKGNEVAKQFGIAFALTESLRSIHKAFEMDIPAHNGDESFELPVPATFVVNSNNEIVFASVNPNWMERTESKEYLTELK is encoded by the coding sequence ATGGTGAGTCTAAAAGAAGAATTAGGAGTATTTGTTCAACAAATGTCTGAAAATGTACCTCAAGAAGTATTGGAAACAATGGGGGCAGAAATTGGAAAATTAGCCGAAAGTGGTATAATGAATACTGTTTTAAAAGTTGGAGATAAAGTGCCAGGTTTTGAATTACAAGATTCGGCAGGGACTATTGTTAGCTTAAACTCCCTTGCAGAAAAAAGTGATCTAGTAATCAGCTTCAATAGAGGTAATTGGTGTCCTTTCTGTAATATTGAACTTAAACACATACAAAAGCATACTAGTGAAATTAAAAGTTCAGGTGCTAATTTAGTAGTTATTTCTCCTCAACTACCAGAGAAATCAGCTGAAATCATATCTCAGAATGAATTTGATTATCCAATTCTATTTGATAAAGGAAATGAAGTTGCCAAACAATTTGGAATTGCTTTTGCTTTAACGGAATCTCTAAGATCTATTCATAAAGCGTTTGAAATGGATATTCCTGCCCATAATGGAGATGAAAGTTTTGAATTACCTGTTCCTGCAACTTTTGTGGTAAACAGCAATAATGAGATTGTATTTGCATCAGTAAATCCAAACTGGATGGAAAGAACAGAATCTAAAGAATATCTTACAGAATTAAAATAA
- a CDS encoding AraC family transcriptional regulator — protein sequence MSESIIHSKSITEIRSVFGLSKPTHPLITILDTHKLAYGQETVGQRFSSDLFCIALKDSSCGIDYGRNSYDFDDGVLIFTAPKQVITVKKPQALNEVKGWMLYFHPDLIRNTTLGSMIDLYNFFNYEVNEALHLSENEQNTLTQIVQLIQDEIKERIDNHSQQVLVSNIELLLNYSKRFYERQFNTRSARNIDIVSKVELLLKEYYSDNQLIEKGQPTIQYLADHCHLSASYLSDLLTKETGRSAKDHINDFLVDKAKHLLLTSTDSISGIAYTLGFNYPHYFGRLFKRKTGKTPQEYRQLN from the coding sequence ATGAGCGAATCCATAATTCATTCAAAATCAATCACAGAAATCAGGTCTGTATTCGGTTTATCCAAACCAACACACCCTTTGATAACGATACTTGACACTCACAAGCTTGCTTATGGACAAGAAACGGTAGGGCAACGGTTTTCGTCTGACTTATTCTGCATTGCTCTCAAGGATTCAAGCTGTGGAATTGATTACGGACGAAATTCTTATGACTTTGATGATGGTGTTCTAATTTTTACTGCACCGAAACAAGTCATTACTGTTAAGAAGCCTCAAGCACTTAACGAAGTGAAAGGTTGGATGCTTTACTTCCATCCTGACCTCATCAGAAACACGACTCTTGGTTCAATGATAGATTTATATAATTTCTTCAACTATGAAGTAAATGAAGCATTGCACCTTTCCGAAAATGAGCAAAACACGCTAACTCAAATCGTTCAACTTATTCAGGATGAAATCAAAGAACGTATTGACAATCACAGTCAACAAGTCTTGGTTTCCAATATTGAGCTGTTACTCAATTACAGCAAACGTTTTTACGAAAGGCAATTCAATACTCGTTCTGCAAGGAACATTGACATTGTTTCCAAAGTAGAATTATTACTAAAAGAGTATTATTCAGATAATCAACTAATAGAAAAAGGACAGCCGACCATTCAATATTTGGCAGACCATTGTCATTTATCTGCCAGTTATTTGAGCGACCTTCTAACAAAAGAAACAGGACGTTCAGCCAAAGACCATATCAATGATTTTCTAGTGGATAAAGCAAAGCACCTATTACTTACCTCTACAGATTCAATTAGTGGAATCGCCTATACTTTAGGTTTTAACTACCCTCACTATTTCGGAAGATTATTCAAACGGAAAACAGGTAAAACACCTCAAGAATACAGACAGTTAAACTAA
- a CDS encoding AraC family transcriptional regulator has translation MDVLSDVLSKVKLSSVVYFKSDFSEPWGMDIPKGPFAQFHIVTKGQCVLKTKGKSIQLFTGDIVVFPFGASHWLANNENSKLYQGEDVVKAILSGKSLFEGDKLSTTLVCGHFEFDKNLDHPFIKELPSIIHIDDTDLKQYSWLKNITDLVIEEAEKEQSGSGVIINKLGEILFVHTLRAFILKSKSVNGFIAAIQDERISKVLKEIHTSPKNDWQLESLAQIAGMSRTSFINKFKVLIGNTPFNYLTQWRLLYAKELLKESNKSVGEIAEEVGYQSEAAFNRVFKKNVKQTPLKFRQKTLIS, from the coding sequence ATGGATGTGCTAAGTGATGTTTTGTCAAAGGTTAAACTATCTAGTGTAGTTTATTTTAAATCTGATTTTTCAGAACCTTGGGGAATGGATATTCCTAAAGGACCATTTGCCCAATTTCATATAGTTACTAAAGGTCAATGTGTTTTGAAAACTAAGGGTAAATCAATTCAGTTGTTTACTGGGGATATCGTAGTTTTCCCTTTTGGAGCAAGCCATTGGTTGGCTAATAATGAAAATAGTAAACTTTATCAAGGAGAGGATGTGGTGAAAGCAATCTTATCAGGTAAGTCTCTATTTGAGGGAGATAAACTATCTACTACTTTAGTTTGTGGACATTTTGAATTTGATAAAAATTTAGACCATCCTTTTATAAAGGAGTTACCGTCTATTATTCATATTGATGATACTGATTTAAAACAATATTCTTGGTTGAAGAACATTACTGATTTAGTAATTGAAGAAGCGGAAAAAGAACAATCAGGAAGCGGTGTTATTATCAATAAATTGGGAGAAATCTTGTTTGTACATACTTTAAGAGCCTTTATATTAAAAAGCAAGTCTGTAAATGGATTTATTGCAGCAATTCAAGATGAGCGAATAAGCAAGGTTTTAAAAGAAATTCATACCTCTCCAAAAAATGATTGGCAGTTAGAATCATTAGCACAAATAGCAGGAATGTCTAGAACGAGTTTTATCAATAAGTTTAAGGTGTTAATAGGAAATACACCTTTTAATTATTTAACTCAATGGAGGCTTTTATATGCAAAAGAATTGTTAAAAGAAAGTAATAAATCAGTTGGGGAAATAGCAGAAGAAGTTGGTTATCAATCTGAAGCGGCTTTTAACCGTGTTTTTAAGAAAAATGTTAAGCAAACACCTTTAAAATTCAGACAAAAAACTCTCATTTCATAA
- a CDS encoding SRPBCC domain-containing protein: MSDLANRTLTIEKTFNAPVELVWDAWTQLEHILKWWAPNGMDIKVIEHNFEVGGKWKYSMPMPDGNEFISEGIYKEIEELKKIITSADFKPMTENVELQTYFEADGDKTKFTFSVIHATPEYCKQQEEMGFYNGWGSALDRLETILDTLIK; the protein is encoded by the coding sequence ATGAGTGATTTAGCGAACAGAACTTTAACGATTGAGAAAACATTTAACGCACCTGTAGAATTAGTATGGGATGCTTGGACACAATTGGAACACATTTTAAAATGGTGGGCACCGAATGGAATGGATATAAAAGTTATTGAGCATAATTTTGAGGTTGGCGGAAAATGGAAATATTCAATGCCAATGCCAGACGGAAATGAATTCATCTCTGAAGGAATTTATAAAGAAATTGAAGAACTAAAGAAGATAATTACTTCTGCTGACTTTAAGCCTATGACTGAAAATGTAGAGCTACAAACTTACTTTGAAGCAGATGGAGATAAAACAAAATTTACTTTTAGCGTAATTCACGCCACACCTGAATATTGTAAACAGCAAGAAGAAATGGGGTTCTATAATGGTTGGGGTTCTGCATTGGACAGATTAGAAACGATATTAGACACATTAATTAAATAG
- a CDS encoding site-specific integrase has translation MDLKLPKDMVLFRYRNYFICSFLLYGMNFTDMAYLKVGNIINGRIKFRRKKTGKLYDIKITDQLSEILIIYLEGKSKEDYIFPVIKRENPALQEREISWERQRYNRGLKTIGEICGIEQKLTTYVSRHSFATQAMLNDVPLQAISAMLGHSKLNTTQIYLKSLPSDLLDDYNKKLISSL, from the coding sequence ATGGATTTAAAACTTCCCAAGGATATGGTTCTCTTCCGATACCGTAATTACTTCATTTGCTCCTTTCTACTTTATGGTATGAACTTTACGGATATGGCTTACCTAAAAGTCGGTAACATCATCAATGGACGAATCAAGTTCAGACGAAAGAAAACTGGCAAATTATATGATATAAAAATTACTGATCAGCTTTCGGAAATACTCATAATCTATCTTGAGGGAAAATCGAAAGAAGATTACATCTTTCCCGTCATCAAAAGAGAAAATCCTGCATTACAAGAACGAGAAATCTCTTGGGAACGTCAACGGTACAACAGAGGTTTGAAAACTATCGGTGAAATATGCGGTATTGAGCAAAAGCTTACAACCTACGTTTCACGCCACAGCTTTGCAACCCAGGCCATGCTAAATGATGTTCCATTGCAAGCTATATCTGCTATGCTAGGGCATAGCAAATTGAACACAACACAAATTTATCTCAAATCGCTACCCAGTGACCTGCTGGATGACTATAACAAAAAACTGATATCCTCTTTGTAA
- a CDS encoding DoxX family protein gives MRQLAYSIFNPEFTKRFAEIGFPTYLIIPLMTVKILGLIAIWTNKSKLLKEWSYSGFLFLFLLAILAEINAPVPDYFSPPIALILLLTSYTLWKKGLKERNHFLERRMY, from the coding sequence TTGCGACAATTGGCATATAGTATATTCAATCCTGAATTCACAAAAAGATTTGCAGAAATTGGTTTTCCAACTTACTTAATCATACCATTGATGACTGTAAAAATTTTAGGGTTAATCGCAATTTGGACAAACAAATCTAAACTCTTAAAAGAATGGTCTTATTCAGGGTTTTTATTCCTTTTTTTGTTAGCCATATTAGCAGAGATTAATGCACCTGTTCCAGACTACTTTTCACCTCCTATTGCATTGATTTTACTTTTAACGTCATATACTCTTTGGAAAAAGGGACTGAAAGAAAGAAATCACTTTTTAGAAAGAAGGATGTACTAA
- a CDS encoding putative quinol monooxygenase, which produces MRKTVLALGISMLFIMCANPTKENKSENTKTEIMSNQKLTIVARILAKPEKRDLVKSELLKLIDITRAEKGCINYDLHQDNENENLFLFYENWESRELWQTHMNNTHLAEYMKATDGAVEEFVLNEMTQID; this is translated from the coding sequence ATGAGGAAAACAGTACTCGCATTAGGGATAAGTATGCTTTTTATAATGTGTGCAAATCCAACAAAAGAAAATAAATCAGAAAATACAAAAACAGAAATTATGAGTAATCAAAAATTAACAATTGTAGCAAGAATTTTGGCTAAACCAGAAAAAAGAGATTTAGTAAAATCTGAACTTTTAAAACTAATTGACATTACAAGAGCGGAAAAAGGTTGTATCAACTATGACTTGCACCAAGACAATGAAAATGAAAATCTATTTCTATTCTACGAAAACTGGGAAAGTAGAGAATTATGGCAAACCCATATGAACAACACTCATTTAGCAGAATATATGAAAGCGACTGATGGAGCAGTTGAAGAGTTTGTATTGAATGAAATGACTCAAATAGATTAA
- a CDS encoding SDR family oxidoreductase, which produces MSKTILITGAGSGIGKATAIHFQKQGWNVIATMRSPEKENELKELENVHSEKLDVLDLESIHVAIQNGIKKFGKIDTLLNNAGYGAYGPLESFPRENIIKQFNTNVIGLMDVTKAIIPHFRANKDGVIVNISSIGGQMTFALGSLYHGTKFAVEGISESLHYEMKEIGVKVKVVEPGFIATDFGGRSFDFQSGNIEDYQLIINALMKQWQNPNNTVSPPSLVAEVIYNSVTDGTNQLRYRAGDDADYLLDARKKMTDTEFFEMMNSQMEK; this is translated from the coding sequence GTGAGCAAAACGATTTTAATAACAGGTGCAGGTAGTGGAATCGGAAAAGCCACAGCCATCCATTTTCAAAAACAAGGATGGAATGTAATTGCCACAATGCGTTCACCAGAAAAAGAAAATGAGCTAAAAGAATTAGAGAATGTTCATTCAGAAAAATTAGATGTTTTGGATTTAGAATCCATTCATGTGGCAATTCAAAATGGGATCAAAAAGTTTGGAAAAATTGATACCCTTCTTAACAATGCAGGTTATGGGGCTTACGGTCCTTTGGAATCTTTCCCGAGAGAAAATATCATTAAGCAATTCAATACCAATGTGATTGGATTAATGGACGTAACAAAAGCTATCATTCCACATTTTAGAGCAAATAAAGATGGCGTTATTGTTAATATATCTTCAATTGGCGGACAAATGACTTTTGCTTTGGGCTCACTCTATCACGGAACTAAATTTGCCGTAGAAGGGATATCAGAGTCATTACATTATGAAATGAAAGAAATTGGTGTTAAAGTTAAGGTTGTAGAACCTGGATTCATTGCGACTGACTTTGGTGGACGTTCTTTCGATTTTCAATCGGGAAATATTGAAGATTATCAACTTATCATAAACGCCTTAATGAAACAATGGCAGAACCCAAACAACACAGTTTCACCACCAAGTTTGGTTGCAGAAGTAATTTACAATTCAGTAACTGATGGAACAAATCAGTTGAGATACCGAGCAGGGGATGATGCAGATTACTTACTAGACGCAAGAAAGAAAATGACAGATACAGAGTTTTTTGAAATGATGAACAGTCAAATGGAAAAATAA
- a CDS encoding SDR family oxidoreductase codes for MKHKILVTGASGAFGSLACIQLAENGHQVVGTMRSIQGKNEAIANALKAKGVALAEMDVTNEESVNSCVSSAIELMDGIDTVFNNAGIGANGILECFTTDDIQKMFEVNVFGVQRLMRAVLPHLRQQGKGTMIHTSSCIGRVTTPFLASYSASKYALESLAEGYRAELSGFGIESCIVEPGGFPTGFMGGMITPSDTERLTQYGEMANLPETALNGYVAYVESIPEQRPERVAEAVVGLVNTPFGEKPFRTVVDFSGLKEGIENYNKVLNETTKAIYTANGVDNLLTLNKD; via the coding sequence ATGAAACATAAAATTTTAGTTACAGGGGCAAGTGGAGCTTTTGGCAGTTTAGCTTGTATTCAATTAGCAGAAAATGGGCATCAAGTTGTAGGAACAATGCGTTCTATACAAGGAAAAAATGAAGCAATCGCCAATGCTTTAAAAGCAAAAGGTGTTGCATTAGCTGAAATGGATGTTACCAATGAAGAAAGTGTTAATTCTTGCGTAAGCTCAGCCATTGAGTTAATGGACGGCATAGATACCGTTTTCAACAATGCAGGTATTGGAGCAAATGGGATTTTGGAGTGTTTTACAACTGATGACATCCAAAAAATGTTTGAAGTCAATGTTTTTGGAGTTCAACGACTGATGAGAGCCGTTTTACCTCATTTGAGACAACAAGGAAAAGGAACAATGATTCATACATCTAGCTGTATTGGTAGGGTAACAACACCTTTTCTAGCTTCCTACTCTGCATCAAAATATGCGTTAGAATCTTTAGCCGAAGGATACAGAGCTGAACTTTCAGGTTTTGGAATAGAATCTTGCATTGTAGAACCAGGTGGTTTTCCAACAGGCTTTATGGGAGGTATGATAACACCAAGTGATACAGAACGATTAACGCAATATGGAGAAATGGCTAATCTTCCTGAAACTGCATTAAACGGTTACGTTGCTTATGTCGAGTCCATTCCTGAACAACGACCAGAAAGAGTTGCAGAAGCTGTAGTTGGATTGGTAAACACACCATTTGGTGAAAAGCCATTTAGAACCGTTGTAGATTTTTCAGGATTAAAAGAAGGTATAGAAAACTACAATAAAGTACTGAATGAAACCACAAAAGCTATCTACACCGCCAACGGAGTAGACAATTTACTAACCCTAAACAAAGATTAA
- a CDS encoding YHS domain-containing (seleno)protein, with protein sequence MNVIKKMIVAGMVIMGMSSVNAQSVNTDENKLANKGYDVVNYFTTNTAEKGSIEYSALHNGATYYFVNAENLRTFKVNPSKYLPQFDGYCAFAVAKMSKKVPVNPETFRIDDGKLYLFYNDFWEGKPFNTIVPWNNNEAEMEKMAAANWKTLKSK encoded by the coding sequence ATGAATGTAATTAAAAAAATGATAGTGGCAGGAATGGTCATTATGGGTATGAGCAGTGTAAATGCACAAAGTGTTAACACAGATGAAAACAAGCTAGCTAACAAAGGGTATGATGTCGTAAATTATTTCACAACAAATACAGCTGAAAAAGGTAGTATTGAATATTCAGCCCTACATAATGGTGCAACCTATTACTTCGTGAATGCAGAGAACCTTAGAACATTCAAAGTAAACCCAAGTAAATATTTACCTCAATTTGATGGGTATTGTGCATTTGCTGTTGCCAAAATGAGCAAAAAAGTTCCTGTTAATCCTGAAACATTTAGAATTGACGATGGAAAACTGTATTTGTTTTATAATGATTTTTGGGAAGGAAAACCTTTTAACACAATAGTTCCTTGGAATAACAACGAAGCTGAAATGGAAAAAATGGCAGCAGCAAATTGGAAAACATTAAAATCAAAGTAA